A portion of the Anoplopoma fimbria isolate UVic2021 breed Golden Eagle Sablefish chromosome 15, Afim_UVic_2022, whole genome shotgun sequence genome contains these proteins:
- the ndufaf1 gene encoding complex I intermediate-associated protein 30, mitochondrial, which produces MSLQKITRLPSVRLLSSIHHHHQQLLLPSITPLTVSRRAVSQGEYRRPGQPKNVKFPLQPVNFGFSKGLEGIKKHFKLLKKEFSDRWVGPEGKPLLEHMLEQNRVIWEFRGPESLEQWTVSSDSEIGGQSEAHLKLGRNNNTSFLYGNLSSTPPRDGETRYSGYCTMRSQQPLASFDRKKPYDWSSFNTLHLRIRGDGRPWMINIATDTYYSHQKDDIYNYFLYTRGGPYWQDVKIPFSKFFLTHRGRIQDDQHPLWLDKINTIGFTLGDKADGPFQLEIDFVAVCKDYAHTEEFAYEVYKRNPEI; this is translated from the exons ATGTCTCTGCAAAAGATCACACGTCTCCCCTCAGTGAGGCTGCTGAGCtccatccaccaccaccaccagcagctaCTGCTCCCCTCCATCACTCCTCTCACTGTGTCCAGAAGAGCTGTGAGTCAGGGTGAATACAGACGACCCGGCCAGCCCAAAAATGTCAAGTTCCCATTGCAGCCGGTTAACTTTGGCTTCTCAAAGGGTTTGGAGGGGATAAAGAAGCATTTCAAACTGCTGAAGAAGGAGTTTTCTGACCGCTGGGTTGGTCCAGAGGGCAAACCGCTCCTTGAGCACATGTTGGAGCAAAACCGAGTGATTTGGGAGTTCAGAGGCCCAGAGAGCCTGGAGCAGTGGACGGTGTCCTCAGACAGTGAGATAGGAGGCCAAAGTGAAGCTCACCTGAAGCTCGGCAGAAACAATAATACCTCTTTTCTGTACGGGAATCTGAGCTCTACTCCTCCACGGGATGGAGAAACACGCTACAGTGGCTACTGCACCATGCGCTCACAGCAACCCCTG GCTTCATTCGATAGAAAAAAGCCCTATGATTGGTCCAGTTTCAACACCCTGCATTTGCGGATACGCGGTGATGGCCGTCCGTGGATGATCAACATTGCCACAGATACATACTACTCCCACCAGAAAGACGACATATACAATTATTTCCTGTACACCAGGGGAGGACCCTACTGGCAAGATGTCAAG ATACCTTTCTCCAAGTTCTTCCTAACACATCGTGGGAGGATACAAGACGACCAGCATCCTCTCTGGCTGGATAAG ATTAACACCATTGGATTTACCTTGGGGGATAAAGCAGACGGTCCGTTCCAGCTGGAGATTGATTTCGTTGCCGTCTGTAAAGACTATGCTCACACTGAGGAGTTTGCCTATGAGGTGTACAAGAGGAATCCTGAAATTTGA
- the nusap1 gene encoding nucleolar and spindle-associated protein 1, which yields MDVDSMKYAELRSLAKELGLKGNMKADKLLKAIKQQYQREQDNQEEGQGQDNHDTSVQKDETGTQDSAQETKEAPCMEDVFSPAVFVNTRRGKRNGTKRKISDTAAVTECDDKPPPSATEVDTEVAAISPPCDARGAKKRRVSSTKDSDKRETEPPQETGSEQQQQQPDIKDEAPVQDDKGLFPEKPPKVARAGKIPRYQGRQQKNKPVLNPVTPNFKKLHEAHFNKMESIDTYVQRKTKQMETSRSAVKELKKLSAKTKLPQVEAKAQTKANGSRVSLFSPVTLNKRAAEDSKAPPKKPAGKEDALFRPSVLSTRRINVRFSEATRDNEHKKSLVKTPARMSLCVTSSTPKKQTANGEKPKNVKTSTFSATKTPAFVFTGNTSTSTTPGTQKKSNFDLKASLSRPLGYKPHAGKLKPFADNQENVAANKSLIVNSHQKNYKQHQVQTRGERRAKQVEDRKQKKESILGARRGLVLM from the exons ATGGATGTGGACTCCATGAAATATGCAGAGCTGAGAAGCCTCGCTAAGGAGCTCGGGCTAAAAGGGAATATGAAG GCCGATAAGCTCCTGAAAGCGATCAAGCAGCAATATCAACGAGAACAGGACAATCAGGAGGAAGGACAG GGACAAGATAACCATGATACTAGCGTTCAAAAGGACGAAACTGGGACACAAGACAGTGCTCAGGAGACTAAAGAGGCCCCCTGCATGGAGGACGTTTTCAGCCCCGCTGTGTTTGTGAACACACGCAGAGGCAAAAGAAACGGTACCAAGAGGAAGATCTCTGATACTGCAGCAGTGACTGAGTGTGATGACAAGCCTCCTCCAAGTGCTACAGAG GTTGACACTGAAGTGGCTGCAATTAGTCCACCCTGTGATGCAAGGGGTGCTAAGAAGAGACGAGTGTCCTCTACCAAGGATTCTGACAAAAGGGAAACTGAGCCTCCTCAGGAGACTGgcagtgagcagcagcagcagcagcctgacaTTAAGGATGAAGCACCTGTGCAGGATGACAAAG GTCTGTTTCCAGAAAAACCACCCAAAGTGGCCAGAGCCGGTAAAATCCCTCGTTACCAAGGACGCCAGCAGAAGAACAAGCCGGTGTTGAACCCTGTCACCCCGA ACTTCAAAAAACTACATGAGGCGCATTTTAACAAGATGGAGTCGATTGACACTTATGTCCAGCGAAAGACCAAGCAGATGGAGACTTCCAGAAGTGCAGTTAAAGAACTGAAG aagcttTCAGCCAAAACTAAACTGCCGCAAGTTGAAGCCAAAGCTCAAACG AAGGCAAATGGGAGTCGTGTTTCCTTGTTCAGCCCTGTCACGCTGAACAAGAGAGCAGCTGAGGACAGCAAAGCTCCTCCAAAAAAACCTGCAGGGAAGGAAGATGCTCTGTTCAGACCGTCTGTCCTTTCCACTCGCAGGATCAATGTTCG GTTTTCAGAAGCCACTCGTGACAACGAGCACAAGAAGTCTTTGGTGAAGACGCCGGCGCGCATGTCGCTCTGTGTGACCTCCAgcaccccaaaaaaacagaccGCCAATGGAGAAAAGCCCAAAAATGTCAAGACTTCAACTTTCTCTGCCACAAAAACTCCAG CATTTGTTTTCACCGGCAACACAAGTACTTCAACGACCCCCGGAACACAAAAGAAGTCAAACTTTGATCTGAAAGCGAGCCTCTCTCGTCCCCTCGGCTACAAGCCTCACGCAG gTAAACTCAAGCCGTTTGCAGACAACCAAGAAAACGTGGCAGCAAACAAGTCACTGATTGTTAACTCCCATCAGAAGAATTACAAACAGCACCAAGTCCAGACAAG gggagagaggagagcaaaacAGGTTGAAGACCGGAAGCAGAAGAAAGAGAGTATTCTTGGGGCAAGAAGAGGTCTCGTTTTGATGTAA
- the oip5 gene encoding protein Mis18-beta, protein MEFDESLIIQLAHAAKMASETEHKQRMTLHCQQCNAVLGDSLGICGEIKSLDSIVCIRVTDDVVISDAMESGHKGEMASCIYSSLKCRACRCAVGKVIHSAPSRLSTVRSMFLLHKANISCYILNRSSMVTASSLSFELKPLRESMNKVRQQFEAQLDQMSRIKSRLADRSVNSEFVK, encoded by the exons ATGGAGTTTGACGAGAGCCTCATAATCCAACTTGCACACGCTGCAAAGATGGCCTCAGAGACGGAACACAAGCAGCGCATGACTCTCCACTGTCAGCAGTGCAACGCTGTCCTGGGGGACTCCCTCGGCATATGTGGGGAAATTAAAAGTCTGGACTCTATCGTGTGTATAA GAGTAACCGATGATGTGGTCATCAGTGATGCCATGGAGTCAGGACATAAAGGGGAAATGGCTAGTTg cATCTACAGTTCTCTAAAATGTCGCGCCTGCCGCTGTGCTGTGGGGAAAGTCATTCACTCTGCCCCGTCGCGTTTGTCCACGGTTCGCTCCATGTTTCTCCTCCACAAAGCAAACATCAGTTG ttATATCCTCAACCGCAGCTCAATGGTGACAGCGTCCTCACTGTCATTTGAACTGAAGCCCCTCAGAGAAAGCATGAATAAG gtGAGGCAGCAGTTTGAAGCGCAGTTGGATCAGATGTCACGCATTAAGAGCAGACTGGCTGACAGGAGTGTTAACAGTGAATTTGTCAAGTAG